A window of the Xiashengella succiniciproducens genome harbors these coding sequences:
- a CDS encoding AsmA-like C-terminal region-containing protein: MKRFLKIFFGVFGGLFLLLLILPFAFKGKIEAKVKDVINENINATVSWDKFSLSLIRNFPNLGIGLNGLTIINDAPFEGDTLLYIGRFSASADVMSAIKGDAIDIRSVLLDNVKANLKVNADSVANWDIVPVSEEEEVVVEEESSSAFNILLRSFEIRNTSLSYADATSALVTTIDGFNSQMTGDLSADYTTISIKSGIEALNLTMDGIKFINNAVVDLRANIGADLENMVFKFEENELNFSGIPLFFEGMVAMVDEGIDMDVKLAATDTEFKTLLALVPDEYMKDFEGLRTSGNMAFNAVARGLFVSADTLPSFNLALQVKDGFVQYPDLPKSINGISIDFLVDNPGGSADNTVLDVKDFRFTIDNNPFGGTFKLITPVSNATFNGEVKGTINFASLMDAIPLDSIDLKGIMKADLSFAGDYNMIEAEKYEDIKANGVVGLTNFEFSSPDLPMGVLIPEAGMNFSPRYVELSSFLCKIGESDFSLKGRLENYLAYVLSDGTLKGKLQHSSEFINTNELMALAGEEEEVQEDTVAVTGKVLIPDNIDFDMTTNINKLVYDKLTVESVKGNLLVKDARVLLKDVSTNLLNGAMKLKGEYNTQDTLKPFVNMDLTLDRIDVNKAANSFSIVETMLPIAQKATGRVSTSFNFSSVLGDGFSPVISSLNGGGLLKSDELSLSGAKVQQALVTMLKDEKYAIAKAKDFLLNFSIENGNLFVKPFDVTVFDKKVNFAGRQGLDQSMDYIIKMPVSRKELSNIAGLIGIKGTLPDGDDVLVGIKIGGTLTDPQLSFNSDDIAAALKSELKKEAEKAATKAVEKVGEQVAKEAEKAVNDLIQDEETKEKIQEAGQKLKDLFKRE, translated from the coding sequence ATGAAACGTTTTCTTAAAATTTTCTTTGGTGTGTTCGGCGGCTTGTTCCTGCTGCTGCTAATTCTGCCTTTTGCGTTCAAGGGTAAGATTGAGGCGAAGGTAAAGGACGTGATAAATGAAAATATCAATGCTACAGTTTCCTGGGATAAATTCTCACTTTCATTAATTCGTAACTTCCCAAATCTGGGCATTGGGCTTAACGGGCTCACTATTATCAATGACGCTCCCTTTGAAGGGGATACCTTGCTGTATATTGGCAGGTTTTCTGCCTCAGCCGATGTGATGAGCGCCATCAAGGGAGATGCAATCGATATACGTTCGGTGCTTCTTGACAATGTTAAAGCCAACCTGAAGGTGAATGCAGATTCGGTAGCCAACTGGGACATCGTTCCCGTAAGTGAAGAAGAGGAGGTGGTTGTTGAAGAGGAAAGCAGTTCTGCATTCAACATCCTGCTGAGGTCTTTTGAGATCAGAAATACCTCTCTTTCTTATGCTGATGCCACATCGGCACTTGTAACTACTATTGATGGTTTCAATTCCCAGATGACAGGTGACCTCAGTGCTGACTATACCACTATCTCTATCAAGAGTGGCATTGAGGCTCTGAACCTGACAATGGACGGTATTAAGTTCATCAATAACGCTGTCGTTGACCTACGTGCCAATATTGGTGCTGATCTTGAAAACATGGTGTTTAAGTTTGAGGAGAATGAACTGAACTTCAGCGGCATTCCGCTCTTCTTTGAGGGGATGGTTGCCATGGTTGACGAAGGCATTGATATGGATGTAAAACTGGCTGCAACTGATACCGAATTCAAGACCCTGCTGGCTCTTGTTCCAGATGAATATATGAAGGACTTTGAAGGCTTGCGCACCAGCGGAAACATGGCCTTTAACGCTGTTGCCAGGGGACTTTTTGTAAGTGCTGACACCTTGCCTTCATTCAACCTTGCGCTGCAGGTAAAGGACGGTTTTGTACAGTATCCCGACCTGCCCAAGTCTATTAATGGAATCTCCATTGACTTCCTGGTTGACAACCCCGGAGGTAGTGCCGACAATACTGTGCTGGACGTGAAAGACTTCAGGTTTACCATCGACAATAACCCCTTTGGTGGAACCTTTAAGTTGATCACTCCGGTTTCCAATGCCACCTTCAACGGTGAAGTGAAGGGAACAATCAATTTTGCATCCCTGATGGATGCAATACCACTTGACAGTATTGACCTGAAGGGTATAATGAAGGCTGACCTTAGCTTTGCCGGTGACTATAACATGATAGAAGCTGAGAAGTATGAGGATATAAAAGCCAACGGGGTTGTGGGACTCACCAATTTTGAATTCAGCAGTCCCGACCTGCCAATGGGAGTATTGATACCTGAGGCCGGTATGAACTTCTCACCGCGTTACGTTGAACTCAGTTCCTTCCTCTGCAAGATTGGCGAGAGCGATTTCAGCCTGAAGGGTCGTCTTGAAAACTATCTGGCCTATGTGCTGAGCGACGGAACCCTGAAGGGTAAACTGCAGCACTCGTCTGAGTTTATCAATACCAACGAGCTGATGGCTCTGGCCGGTGAAGAAGAAGAGGTTCAGGAAGACACTGTTGCTGTGACCGGCAAGGTGCTGATACCTGACAATATTGACTTTGACATGACTACAAATATCAACAAGCTTGTTTACGACAAGCTGACTGTCGAGTCTGTCAAGGGTAACCTGCTCGTTAAGGATGCCAGGGTGCTTCTCAAGGATGTAAGCACCAATCTGCTCAATGGTGCAATGAAGCTCAAAGGCGAGTACAACACGCAGGACACCCTGAAGCCTTTTGTAAATATGGACCTGACACTTGACAGAATAGATGTTAACAAGGCAGCCAATTCATTCTCAATCGTTGAGACCATGCTGCCTATCGCACAGAAGGCAACAGGAAGGGTTTCCACATCATTTAACTTTAGTTCGGTGCTCGGCGATGGCTTCTCACCTGTAATCAGTTCGCTAAACGGCGGCGGTTTGCTGAAGTCCGACGAACTCTCACTTTCTGGAGCCAAGGTACAGCAAGCGCTAGTTACCATGCTTAAGGATGAGAAATACGCTATTGCCAAGGCCAAGGACTTCCTGCTCAATTTCAGTATCGAAAACGGAAACCTTTTTGTGAAGCCATTTGACGTAACGGTATTCGACAAAAAGGTCAACTTCGCCGGAAGACAGGGTCTGGACCAGTCAATGGATTATATTATCAAGATGCCTGTAAGCCGCAAGGAATTATCCAACATAGCCGGACTGATAGGTATAAAGGGTACTCTGCCAGATGGCGATGACGTTCTGGTTGGAATCAAGATTGGTGGTACCCTGACAGATCCACAGCTAAGTTTCAACTCTGATGACATTGCCGCTGCGCTCAAGTCAGAACTTAAGAAAGAGGCTGAGAAGGCTGCTACCAAGGCTGTCGAAAAAGTAGGTGAACAAGTTGCCAAGGAAGCTGAAAAGGCTGTTAATGACCTGATCCAGGACGAAGAAACCAAGGAAAAAATTCAGGAAGCAGGCCAAAAGTTAAAAGACCTATTTAAAAGAGAATAG
- a CDS encoding MFS transporter, which translates to MEKNNNLRVGMPVFSSIFFIMGFATTFIIQLSAPLKAVFNLSEFQAQLVTSAFFVAYPIMAFPISMLVNRIGYKYTVIAGLILMGIGSMVFVPAAKLPSYPLFLLATFILAVGVVFLHVTANPYVAGMGEEKAASSRLNLTQALNSIATMIAPWVIAMMIFKGLVLAHEASEAERLAYGLEVASRIPASFIALAALVFFAVISLFFIKLPELATEQGGKKGNVLKYPHVLLGALAIFCYVGSEVGNAALMTNYLRTGSLGLSAETAASYVAVYWGGAMIGRFFGSMMFSDTPVKKLLVYVPLILLLAFVSATFVTGYNWKMGAIFTLTSALNFAFMVIGKGQPSRSLAIFALAAAMLGLLTTFTTGNIALWTVVSIGLFNSIMFPNIFALAVKDLKGSELASASGFVNSFVVGGAVVPAIMGSIADIYGYTFAYIVPAICYLYIMFYAIKGSKIRLKG; encoded by the coding sequence ATGGAGAAGAACAACAACCTGAGGGTTGGGATGCCTGTCTTTAGCAGCATCTTTTTTATTATGGGTTTTGCCACTACGTTCATTATCCAACTTAGTGCACCACTCAAAGCAGTTTTTAACCTTAGTGAATTTCAGGCCCAGCTTGTTACTTCTGCCTTCTTTGTTGCTTACCCAATAATGGCCTTCCCGATTAGTATGCTTGTCAACCGTATAGGTTATAAATATACTGTAATTGCGGGACTAATACTTATGGGCATAGGAAGTATGGTGTTTGTTCCGGCTGCCAAACTACCTTCATACCCGCTCTTCCTGCTTGCAACTTTTATTCTGGCCGTTGGTGTGGTGTTTCTGCACGTTACGGCTAACCCTTATGTGGCGGGTATGGGTGAAGAAAAAGCGGCTTCGAGTCGTCTGAACCTTACCCAGGCTCTCAACTCTATTGCTACTATGATAGCACCCTGGGTTATTGCAATGATGATATTCAAAGGCCTCGTGCTGGCACACGAGGCCTCTGAGGCCGAGAGACTTGCCTACGGACTTGAGGTTGCATCGCGTATCCCGGCATCCTTTATTGCCCTGGCTGCTTTGGTGTTTTTTGCAGTGATTTCCCTGTTTTTTATAAAGCTACCTGAGCTGGCTACTGAACAGGGAGGGAAGAAGGGCAATGTGCTTAAATACCCCCACGTTCTGCTTGGTGCACTTGCGATATTCTGCTATGTGGGATCTGAGGTTGGCAATGCGGCTCTTATGACCAACTACCTGCGTACTGGTTCACTTGGCCTGTCTGCCGAAACTGCAGCGTCATATGTTGCTGTCTATTGGGGTGGTGCGATGATTGGCCGTTTCTTTGGCTCTATGATGTTTTCTGATACCCCTGTAAAGAAACTGCTTGTATATGTCCCGCTTATCCTGTTGCTTGCCTTTGTTTCCGCAACCTTTGTGACAGGCTACAACTGGAAGATGGGAGCCATCTTTACTCTGACGTCGGCACTTAACTTTGCCTTTATGGTAATTGGCAAGGGACAGCCTTCACGCAGTCTTGCGATATTCGCGCTTGCTGCAGCCATGCTTGGATTGCTCACGACCTTTACAACTGGTAATATTGCACTGTGGACAGTTGTTTCAATCGGATTGTTCAACTCAATTATGTTCCCCAATATCTTTGCACTGGCTGTAAAGGATCTTAAGGGTAGCGAACTGGCTTCAGCATCGGGTTTTGTTAACTCCTTTGTTGTTGGTGGTGCAGTTGTTCCCGCTATTATGGGTTCGATAGCCGACATTTACGGCTATACATTTGCCTATATTGTGCCTGCAATCTGTTACCTTTATATCATGTTTTACGCAATCAAAGGCAGTAAAATAAGGCTGAAGGGGTAG
- a CDS encoding ROK family protein gives MIKRFSIGIDIGGTNTAIGIVDEDGNVSFKGGIDTPGHGDIARYVKDLAAEVTEMAKNLKLSNPDCEILGIGIGAPNGNYYSGTIEFAPNLSFRGVIHIVDLLKKEFPEYKYIALTNDANAAAIGEMIYGGAKGMRNFVMYTLGTGVGSGIVVNGDLVYGHDGFAGECGHTTLIPGGRLCGCGALGHLEAYCSASGMKRTAFELLAKYNGVNSILANYSFKDLTSKVIYDAAIQGDEIALEVFEITGKYLGMGMATTVHHLSPEAIFLFGGPTAAGDLIFKPAKASLEENLLPIFKNKIKLLPSRLSHGDAAIVGASALVWKEKSK, from the coding sequence ATGATAAAGAGATTTTCCATAGGAATCGACATAGGCGGAACCAACACCGCAATTGGTATTGTTGATGAGGATGGTAACGTATCGTTCAAGGGAGGCATCGACACTCCCGGTCATGGCGATATTGCCCGCTATGTTAAGGACCTTGCTGCTGAAGTTACCGAGATGGCAAAAAACCTGAAGCTGAGCAATCCTGACTGTGAGATACTAGGTATTGGTATTGGTGCTCCAAATGGTAACTATTACAGTGGAACCATTGAGTTTGCACCAAACCTGTCATTCAGAGGAGTAATCCACATAGTAGACCTGCTCAAAAAGGAATTTCCCGAGTACAAGTATATCGCTCTGACAAATGATGCCAATGCGGCTGCCATAGGTGAGATGATCTACGGTGGAGCAAAGGGGATGAGGAACTTTGTTATGTACACCCTCGGAACAGGCGTGGGTAGTGGTATTGTTGTAAACGGTGACCTGGTTTACGGTCATGACGGTTTTGCAGGTGAATGCGGCCATACCACACTTATCCCCGGTGGACGCCTTTGCGGATGTGGAGCCCTTGGTCACCTTGAGGCCTATTGCTCTGCTTCGGGAATGAAGAGAACTGCATTCGAACTGCTTGCAAAATACAATGGTGTAAATAGTATTTTGGCCAACTATTCGTTCAAGGATCTTACATCCAAGGTAATCTATGATGCAGCTATCCAGGGCGACGAGATCGCACTTGAAGTGTTTGAAATCACCGGTAAATACCTGGGAATGGGAATGGCAACTACTGTTCACCACCTCTCTCCGGAAGCCATCTTCCTCTTTGGTGGTCCCACTGCCGCAGGCGACCTGATCTTCAAACCAGCCAAGGCCAGTCTTGAGGAAAACCTGCTTCCGATATTCAAGAATAAAATCAAACTGCTGCCTTCCAGACTGAGTCATGGTGACGCAGCAATTGTTGGTGCCAGTGCTCTGGTATGGAAGGAAAAGTCGAAATAG
- the trpB gene encoding tryptophan synthase subunit beta — MSENYFKKYPSKDGYFQEYGGAYLPPVLEEEMKKINDAYFAISKSHNFISELRSIRKHYQGRPTPVYYCNRLSEKYGGRIYLKREDLNHTGAHKLNHCMGEALLAKYMGKKKLIAETGAGQHGVALATAAAYFGLECEIHMGEVDIAKEHPNVVRMKILGAKVVPVSFGLKTLKEAVDSAFEAYLKDPVNSIYCIGSVVGPHPFPMMVRDFQHIIGIEAREQFFDMTGELPDSVVACVGGGSNAMGIFSGFLEDKEVNLYGIEPAGRSLEVGENAATITLGKPGVIHGFKCYLLQNEKGEPAPVYSVASGLDYPGVGPEHSMLHDMKRVKYDYAYDKETIDAFFELSRMEGIIPALESAHAVAYALKLAKTEPKTSILVNLSGRGDKDIDFVMENWGKDYL; from the coding sequence ATGTCAGAGAATTATTTCAAGAAGTATCCCTCCAAAGATGGTTATTTTCAAGAATATGGAGGTGCCTATCTTCCACCTGTGCTGGAAGAGGAAATGAAAAAAATAAATGACGCCTATTTTGCTATCAGCAAGTCGCACAACTTCATCTCTGAGTTGCGTAGCATTCGCAAGCATTACCAGGGTCGTCCCACACCGGTTTACTACTGCAACCGCCTGTCGGAAAAGTACGGTGGCCGTATTTACCTGAAGCGTGAGGACCTGAACCATACCGGTGCGCATAAGCTGAACCACTGTATGGGTGAAGCCCTGCTTGCCAAGTACATGGGTAAGAAGAAGCTGATAGCTGAGACCGGTGCTGGGCAGCATGGTGTTGCACTTGCAACTGCTGCTGCATATTTCGGTCTTGAGTGCGAAATCCACATGGGCGAGGTGGATATTGCAAAGGAACACCCAAATGTTGTCAGGATGAAGATCCTCGGTGCAAAGGTAGTTCCCGTTTCCTTCGGACTGAAGACTCTTAAGGAAGCCGTTGACTCTGCCTTCGAAGCTTATCTGAAGGATCCTGTCAACTCAATATATTGTATTGGTTCGGTAGTCGGACCTCACCCATTCCCGATGATGGTTCGCGACTTCCAGCATATTATCGGAATTGAAGCCCGTGAGCAGTTCTTTGATATGACCGGTGAACTGCCAGACAGCGTAGTTGCCTGCGTGGGAGGTGGTAGTAATGCCATGGGTATCTTCTCCGGATTCCTTGAAGATAAGGAAGTAAATCTTTATGGTATCGAACCAGCTGGCCGTTCGCTTGAAGTTGGTGAAAATGCCGCTACCATTACCCTTGGTAAGCCCGGTGTAATCCACGGATTCAAGTGCTACCTGCTGCAAAATGAAAAGGGTGAACCAGCTCCGGTATATTCTGTGGCCAGCGGTCTTGACTATCCGGGTGTAGGTCCCGAGCACAGTATGTTGCACGATATGAAACGTGTAAAGTATGACTATGCTTATGACAAGGAGACTATAGATGCATTCTTTGAACTGAGTCGTATGGAGGGTATCATTCCGGCTCTTGAAAGTGCACATGCTGTGGCATATGCATTGAAGCTGGCTAAGACTGAACCAAAGACTTCAATCCTGGTTAACCTAAGTGGAAGAGGGGATAAGGATATTGATTTTGTGATGGAGAATTGGGGTAAGGATTATTTATAA
- the rplS gene encoding 50S ribosomal protein L19, whose amino-acid sequence MDLIKVAEEAFKTEVEIPEFGPGDTISVHYKIVEGNKERIQVFRGVVIQIKGHGANKRFTVRKISNNVGVERIFPINSPYIDKVEVNRKGKVRRARIYYFRELTGKKARIKEKRI is encoded by the coding sequence ATGGATTTGATTAAAGTTGCTGAAGAAGCCTTTAAGACTGAAGTTGAGATTCCCGAGTTCGGACCCGGTGACACAATTTCAGTACACTACAAGATTGTAGAAGGAAATAAGGAACGTATTCAGGTATTCCGCGGAGTTGTGATACAAATCAAAGGCCATGGTGCCAATAAGAGATTCACAGTACGCAAGATTTCCAACAACGTTGGTGTAGAACGTATCTTCCCAATCAACTCTCCTTATATTGACAAAGTTGAGGTTAACAGGAAAGGTAAAGTACGTCGTGCCAGAATCTACTACTTCCGCGAACTTACTGGAAAGAAAGCTCGTATCAAGGAAAAGAGAATCTGA
- a CDS encoding PQQ-dependent sugar dehydrogenase has protein sequence MKIARHNLILSLAAGMAIVLLGTASQCVDNQETSSDEGKKPVSGTLQKSEKLDFYLETYITGLDVPWGMTWLPDGDLLVTERSGKLYRYSDGQRIASIDGLPEIFVNGQGGLMDIQLHPDYGNNGWLYFTYAAYGPGGKSEGGNTALMRARLDGNTLVDKEVIWKAGPNSRSTLHFGSRIAFDNDGYLYVAVGERGVKPNAQDLTIHGGKVHRLHDNGDIPEDNPFVNTPGAVASTYSYGHRNPQGMAKDPKAGLIWVNEHGPKGGDELNLIKKGANYGWPVITYGIDYDGSIISNDTHMEGMEQPAVQWTPSPGVSGLAFVSGEPFKVWEGSVLSGALALKYLLRTELVNNEVVHEEVLLKDIGRVRHVAVGPDGLIYVAVETPGVIYRLVPAE, from the coding sequence ATGAAAATAGCACGACACAACCTCATCCTTTCTCTGGCAGCCGGAATGGCCATAGTATTGCTCGGCACAGCCTCGCAATGCGTTGACAATCAAGAAACATCAAGTGATGAAGGTAAAAAACCGGTATCCGGCACCCTGCAAAAATCCGAGAAGCTGGATTTTTATCTTGAAACCTATATTACCGGACTGGATGTGCCCTGGGGCATGACCTGGTTGCCCGACGGTGACCTGCTGGTCACCGAACGCAGCGGAAAGCTCTATCGCTATAGCGACGGACAGCGAATTGCTTCTATCGATGGACTTCCTGAGATTTTTGTAAATGGTCAGGGTGGACTGATGGATATTCAGCTTCATCCCGATTATGGAAACAATGGTTGGCTCTACTTTACCTATGCAGCCTATGGTCCCGGAGGTAAAAGTGAGGGTGGCAATACGGCCTTGATGAGGGCTCGTCTGGATGGTAATACTCTGGTTGACAAAGAAGTAATCTGGAAGGCAGGACCCAACAGCCGCAGCACCCTACACTTTGGTTCACGTATCGCCTTTGATAATGATGGCTATCTCTACGTTGCCGTTGGTGAAAGGGGCGTCAAGCCCAATGCACAGGATCTTACTATCCACGGTGGTAAGGTGCATCGTCTGCACGATAATGGTGATATTCCTGAAGATAACCCTTTTGTAAACACTCCCGGTGCTGTAGCTTCAACATATTCATACGGTCACCGGAATCCACAAGGAATGGCAAAGGATCCTAAGGCCGGATTGATCTGGGTCAACGAACACGGTCCCAAGGGTGGTGATGAGCTAAACCTGATTAAGAAGGGAGCAAACTATGGATGGCCTGTTATTACTTACGGCATCGACTATGACGGTTCGATAATCAGCAACGACACTCACATGGAAGGTATGGAGCAGCCTGCAGTACAGTGGACTCCTTCACCGGGTGTCAGCGGACTGGCCTTTGTAAGCGGTGAACCCTTCAAGGTCTGGGAAGGCAGCGTCCTGAGCGGGGCTCTGGCTCTCAAGTATCTTCTGCGTACTGAGTTGGTCAACAATGAAGTAGTACACGAAGAGGTGCTGCTCAAGGATATCGGACGTGTAAGACATGTCGCCGTAGGTCCTGACGGGTTGATCTACGTCGCTGTAGAGACTCCCGGGGTGATCTACAGACTCGTTCCTGCTGAATAA